GAAAGTAGCGGATGAGTCGGTGCTGGCGGAAAAGATAGCGAATTTTCTCGTGGCTGATACCAGATGACCTTCGACAGGGACAATCGATTCCGAAATATGCTGCACCATGAGGTTGCCATGGGCATCCGTATCTTTGTTATTTGTGAGCTGAGAAGTGCCCGCATAGTAACGACATATGATGAAGCACACTTCTGGGTGTTTTGCCAGGTATGCTTGAACGTTTGATATCGGAGAAGCCCCCATCAAGACGCCCTCGATCCACTGTGGAGGATCGAGGTAAGTTCGATGAGACTCCCTTGAGTCTTCAAACACGCGGTGGATTGTCAGAGGTCGTGATTCTTTCGGCCGTTCGGGGGGCATGTTGGCATGGCTCTTCAAGACCGAAATATAGGACTGCATGGCGTCTAGGCTGGAAGCCGAGTCCTCGGGGATCCCTAAATGATCTGCAATCTGAGATAGAGATACAGTGAGATGCCCAGAGAATTCTCCATATTCAGCATTCTGCAGATTGAGAACGCGGCCTGGAAAAGATTGGTGAGTATCAGAGTATGCTCTCGGTCCGCTGGGTTCTGCCGAAGCTTCCATAGGTCGCATGTCTAATCCCGCGGGCCTATTTCGCACCGGGGAATTGGTTTCGGGAACTTGGTATTTATATGTTCGTTGATGCATGGGCATTTCTTGTTTGTTGCGCTGAATCGAGGGTGTCGGTGGCCGGTCTCGGTTTGCCACTGGGGCGAGTGAAAGATCAATAAGATCGAATGATGGATCGTCGGAGTTGTCTTTCGGTGGCGTGGATGATCTCACGACAGCCCAGATTTCGCCACTTTTGTCGAATTCGCTGCCCCGTGTTCTATCTTCCGAAATAGTAGGTTCAACGTATTTATTCTAATATTAACGTAAGTGCATGCCATCATTTGCGGCTCGTTGGTTGATTCGCACCGTGCTATTCTGCTTCTGTCCGTTGAACGGCCGAGCTGAAGGTTGCCGCCGCAGCTCCTGCGGTATCGGTGGCCATTCAGTTAGCGTTGAACCGTCATTGTTCATCTTCGGCGTGCCTCGCTTCGTTTGCTCCATCATTGCGTAACTAGGGAGCCTGTAATCACAAGGAACGTTTTCGCCTCTCTATGCGAGGTCGATTGAGGCAGTGGGCAGCGAGAGCGAGGAAAGATGGTTGAACGAGATTCTGTTCCTTGGTGAACAGTCCGTCAGTAAAAGACAAGAAGGACAGCTCCGTGGGTGAAATGGCCTCCtagaggagggggaggaagaagaagcctgACCCCAGCCCAGCCGACGCTCACCGGTGACAAGATCTCTTTGAGTTGAGAAATCGCGGGGTAAAGGAGGCTGGGTAAACAGGACCATGTGGTTTGCGATGATTGGCGTATGACAGCAGTGGCGACAGCCTTGAATGATTGGGCTTGGGAGACTGGAAGCTGTGCATGAACGGGCAGAATGCTGCATCCTACCCTGCCCATGAGGGCGAAGCAATCAGGCTGGGCGCGGGGCAGACTGGCAAGGCATATACCACTACATAGCAGGCATTTAGGCAGGCATCTCGCATCCGTATGTCAAGTAGGTGCTACAGTCAGATCGAACTTGGCCTCCCCTCGCCATTCATTGATACTAGGATCTCCAGATCTTATACCCAAACTTCGCAAAATGGCAGATCGAGCAACGATTGATCTAGCTGCCTGGTACTCAGTAACTCCAGATTTGTAAGTTAGACCGACCCCCGAGAACGTGTCATGCCTACAGCATTGATGTTTGACTTCGTCATCATCCCCTCAGAACGGTCTAACAGGTAGATCAATAGAACCATCTTCCAAAATGCCCTCCGTGAATTCTCGTCCGAGCTCTCCAACGACCCAGAGAAGCTGAAATGGATTGTCGAATCAAAGTACGGCAACATTGAAGCGGTTCTCGCCGCTGTCGACGATGCACGACAACAATACAAAGGTCGTAAGGGTAACTCCAAGGCCACGGAGGCACTCACTAGCCTTTCCGAGAAGATACATCACTATGGCGGCATCGTGGACGTCGTCGTGTCGCACCATCCCGAATACACTGCGTTAGTATGGGGTGCGATGAAGTTCTTCTTCGTGGTCAGTACCGCTAGCTCCGCACATATTCTTCTGGAAACAGTCATTGATTTAAATGCATATTGTCGTAGGGCGTCGTGAACCATCAAAAGGTCATCACTCGCCTGTCGGAAGGCCTTGTTCAGATTGCGGACCTCATCCCGACGGCCGATCTGACGTTACGACTCTACCCGCTCCCGCACGTCAGGAAAATCGTCGTTGCGATCCATGCCAACATTCTCAGATTCCTCGTCCGCGCGCTCCGCTGGTACCAAGAGAGCAAGTTCATGCACGTGGTGCATGCCATCACGAGGCCGACTGAGCTTCGCTACGACGACATCCTGCTCACCatctcgtctctctctcgtAGCATGTCCGATGCGGCGTTGACAAGCAGCCAAGCGGAACAGCGGGATATGCACCTGGGTATCCTCCAACAATCCCAAGCTCAAGAGGCGTTGCAGTCCAGTGTGAATGGCCATGGGACGATGCTGCGACAAATCGCGACCGCCGTGGCGGACGCCAGGGGCGAGCAGTCAGACGCGCTTGCTGGACTCCAACGGCTGATCCAGGGCGTCCAGGGTAGTATTCAGGAGTGTCTCACTCAAATCGTGCTCGAGATCACGGCCAACAGGATCGATACGCGGGTCATCCATGAAAGTGCGAATGTACACCTGCGCCATCAGCTATCACCGACTCAAGTGGCCACGGCCCTGAACGTCATTGCCGTACCCCAACTACCGAATCCGATGAAGGCTTACCAGACATCCCTCTTTCTTGCAAACATGCGCCGCGCGAGACCTTCTGCGCGAGGTCCGCCATTTTGGCTCCAAGATGAGATCCAGCAGTGGAACGCGGCCATCGCGTCCTCCTTAGTCGTCGTGAACGGGACGAAAAAGATGCGCTTCCACCTTCAGTGGTTCTGCGCCCAGTCCATCGCCGTCCTACGCGAGTCTGGGATTGCGGTTGTCTGGGCGTTGAAGACGATCGTTACTGAAACGGAAGACACGACGCCGGACCGCACGTTATCCTCCATCGACATGATGAAATACCTCGTCTCGCAAGTTATCATGATGAACAAAGCTATCCATAACGACGTGGCCCTCGCATCGCGCCTGAAGTCTCTCGCAGATGCGAGATCGGAGGAAGCCTGGATCGATATCCTGACCGCGGTTCTCTGCGGCCTGCCACAACTATACGTGGTACTGGATGCTGACATCATGAGCCAAGCCGGCCGCAGTACTAGCGATGGGGGCTGGCCCGCCGTCTTTTTCAGTCTGTTTGCCAAGCTTTCAGACCGAGATGCCGAGACTGTCGTCAAAGTCATCCTTGTAAGCTCCGGCCCCTCATTGCTCAGAGGCTCATTCAATGAAAACTGCAAGGGCGCAGTCGTGACGGTGGGACGGGGGCGACAGCCTCAAACCGTCCTGACAAGGCTGTCGCGGCGTGGCGGAGGCGCTGAAAGCCCTGGAAACGTGGACGGACTCAATCTCCCGCGTTTGACGACACAAAGCTCTTTAtatcggcggcatcggctgGAGAGAGGTAGACGCTTAAGGTGACCAGGCCTTATTGGAAGCTCCTCCATGACGCTACAGAAGATGTCGTATCAGCATTTGCCTACCATCACTGATTCTTTACGTCTACTGGTAGATGGAAAGGTTTGCTTCCTACTGCCTGGTTCTTACTTGCAAAAGGTTGGGGTGGCGATCTGGGAGTACGGCGTGCAGACGGCGTGCGCTTAACGACTATGTTTGCGCCAGGCAAAAACCCCATGATTTCGATTGTCAAGAGTCAGAAAGAATAAGGTCGAAAACTCCAACGTTCCAAGTTTAAAAGGCAATCAAAACTACACGGCTGTCCATATGCTTACACCAAGTCCCATGTTAACACAACATAAAGCACGTCGATCCCTCCCACTTGCAACGCAAAGTCCAACGCCTCATCACCCTGTATTGCCGACACTTTGACATCGTCCCCTTTCAAGTCATGAACGACGTCGTATCTCCGAATGGTTGCACCCGCCTCGGCTGCCGGCTTGAGAGACATTGCCCCCGAAAACGTCCGATCGAATTCGAACGTTACGTTCAGCCGCCTAGACACGAATTGGATACCGGGAAAGTTCTTCGAAACCTCGTATGAAAGCGGTAGATCATCGTCGAAAAGCTCCAGCAGAGAGATTTTGGATCCCGTTCCCAAAGGGAGGCGGTTGTCCACCGAAGGCTGAGCTGGAACATGTGGCTCTGACAGACTCAGCGGGGCCTCTCCTGCAGGGATTGCTTCATAGGGATTGGAGACAACACCAGGTATCGGTACCGAACTGGCGACGGAAGAGAGTGGAAGACATGCTCTCGATTCGATTGGGGCGTCCAAGGGGGTGCCTTGGTCATCGACGAACCGCCGGATCAGAGCCTGGAGCTCTCTTGTCATCTCGCGGGTGATGTTTCGCCAGGCCTCGGCCTGTACCTCGCTCATCCAGGTCACGTTCGTCACCGTCCATTGCGGATAGATCCGCTGATGGGAAAAGGAGATCCCGAACCCCCCGCGCCGTCGGATGAGCAGGTCGCACAGGAAACAGGCCGACTTGCTGCAGCCGATGAAgcggggcggcggcacgcACGGGTGCTGCTCGTAGTACAACAAGAGCTGGACCTCGGCGTGGACGTGGCAACTCTTCTCGGCCCCTTTCGGCCGGGATTTGGGAGGCGAAAGGAGAGGTTCGAGCGTGATGTGTTGCAAGATTCCAGAATACGCCCTCCGGGTCAGTAGCTTGGACAAGTCGTCGCAGAGGATGAGGTATCTGGCGACCTTGTCGATCTGGGCAACAGCTTTCCGCCCGGGTTCGGAGAGCGCATCGAACACCAGCCCGAGCTGCGACTCGAGAGATCTCTCCGCTGTGCCCTTGGACGCGAAGGCGCAGCTCTCCACCGCGGCTCTGATGCATTGATCGAGGTTGCGGCCGCCTCGATCTTTGTCCAGCTGCTCGAGCACCTTCACAACATGATCAACCTTGGACCTGATCGGACCCAGTCTCCTCCCGTGTTTTCCGAGTTCGGGAAGCAACCTCGTCTTCAGACGGTGGCACAGCGAGGTTCCCTGCTGTTTCTGCTTCGGAGTCCAgtgaggaggcggcgggcacCAGCGCGGCGCCAACCTCTGGAGGATCCGCTGCTGGCTGATCTTCAGCACGTGGGCGAACAGCCGGTCTCGTGCGTCGCCGGGTCTGCTGAGCGCTTTTCTTAAAAAGTCAGACAACATCGAGAGCGCCAGCGTGGTGATCTCGAGAACAAGCCTTTGTGTGCACAATCTTGCAGAACCCCGAGTAGTTGCCCGATACCTCGGACGTCGTCGGGGCTCCTTAGATGGTTCCGGGCCAGTCGGACGCGTAGTCCCGGATGATCCTGTTGTTCCTCGATGCAGACTGCAGCGATGGGCAGTGGACCCTCGCAGTCatgggcgaggaaggcgatgTGGTCGGCCAGCTGCAGTTCGTCTTGGAGACTCAAGATGTAGCCGGGGGATCGCGGGTCTGTTCGAGGCTTCTGTCTGTAGTAGACGTCCGGGCAGGGCGTCTGCCTCAGACTGCTCAGTTTGAAAACGGCCTCGTGGAACGCACgctcgccgtcttcatcccACCAAGGCGGCATTCCGGGGTTCTCTTGCGGAGATGCAGATTGACTTGAAGTCGCTGGCTACCTAGACGGCGAGGTGCCAGTCCGGCTGGACCGGGAAGCTTCGCACTTAAGAGTCAAGACATTTCTGGCGTCGACCAATAATTGTCAAACTTCATTTCACCGTGAATCTTGATGAAGCACCTGGGGCCAATTGAACAGAATATCCAAGGGGGAATAGAGCTGGCGTACATGTTGGTGCGTATTGAATGCGGGAGACCAGTGACGGGAGGCCAGTGACAAGAGCCTGCTGGGCTCTTTTCTGCACCTGCAGTGCTACACTTCCCCTCTCGAATCGATGCGAGCCCGTAATCGTGACCCCGAGTCGTCCTGTTCAAGCATCATGGGCTGCAGCTCAGAAAAGTTTGGAGTGGTCCCAGTGGCTGGCTGCGATCCACGTTGCGAAGGCGCTGCATGACCAACCGTCTGCAGGCCCTGATTGCGAGGCCCGACCAACAGCAGATGGAGTGGTGAAAACATTGCGTTTGGAAAACACCAGCGCGTATTGGTTCTAATGAGGACGAGATCAACAGATCAAGATGCCGTCTTGAGTGGCCTGATGCATCGTTTCATGTGTATGTCTACGAGGTCGCCCATTGCCTGGTTAACAATGGACTTCCATGTTTCTCCCACCCAACTCTCCGTGGGGGGTTAGTTAACCGGCAATCTCCTTACCCAGGAAGTGCATTTGTCGATGCCGAATGAAGACCGGCCCTCTCACGTTTGTTTTCCAATGTTGACACATGCTGTAAAGTTGATTCCATCCAGGACGAGCAGTGCTGCCGTCCCCTGCTGGGACgaacgacgaagacgggAAGGCGTTCGTTCATAAGGATGATGCAAGCAAGAGCCGGACCCGATGGATAAGGCGGGAGCATCCGTCGATAGCCCCGTGTACGTGCGCTACAACGTGGGTATCGATCAGTAACGAACCCTACTTAATTGATCCACGGGCACGCTTAGTACGGATACTACGATTCAAGCGGGGGAGGCTCATCGAGAGCG
The genomic region above belongs to Colletotrichum higginsianum IMI 349063 chromosome 2, whole genome shotgun sequence and contains:
- a CDS encoding Nacht domain protein encodes the protein MADRATIDLAAWYSVTPDLTIFQNALREFSSELSNDPEKLKWIVESKYGNIEAVLAAVDDARQQYKGRKGNSKATEALTSLSEKIHHYGGIVDVVVSHHPEYTALVWGAMKFFFVGVVNHQKVITRLSEGLVQIADLIPTADLTLRLYPLPHVRKIVVAIHANILRFLVRALRWYQESKFMHVVHAITRPTELRYDDILLTISSLSRSMSDAALTSSQAEQRDMHLGILQQSQAQEALQSSVNGHGTMLRQIATAVADARGEQSDALAGLQRLIQGVQGSIQECLTQIVLEITANRIDTRVIHESANVHLRHQLSPTQVATALNVIAVPQLPNPMKAYQTSLFLANMRRARPSARGPPFWLQDEIQQWNAAIASSLVVVNGTKKMRFHLQWFCAQSIAVLRESGIAVVWALKTIVTETEDTTPDRTLSSIDMMKYLVSQVIMMNKAIHNDVALASRLKSLADARSEEAWIDILTAVLCGLPQLYVVLDADIMSQAGRSTSDGGWPAVFFSLFAKLSDRDAETVVKVILVSSGPSLLRGSFNENCKGAVVTVGRGRQPQTVLTRLSRRGGGAESPGNVDGLNLPRLIGSSSMTLQKMSYQHLPTITDSLRLLVDGKVCFLLPGSYLQKVGVAIWEYGVQTACA